Proteins from one Plasmodium relictum strain SGS1 genome assembly, chromosome: 10 genomic window:
- the RCC1 gene encoding guanidine nucleotide exchange factor, putative gives MKEENVDANEVHKYIFNFDPKISSGLDHYACIGYYKGKFSVYCWGSNASNQLGLGINIRYAKNPSVIKFFENFIVCSVCCTNYSTFVLVKQNITDNGCSIYSFGKGNHGLLGYKKKRNLINDMKFMKKENKKEQEKLLDKINNKINRKVLNVFNINKSLSSLKSMDSLLDFNIDNISSVKSTGANNEIDTNKRDNKEKEGEINKMENKNFKYNETNLDNDIPNYNENILKQHMNGIDGEVSDMDKDFRIMNKDNENENKHTYTEYEEKEDWFTPLPIKIRFPENIKIKFISCGDMHTLAISTNGILYGWGFNNCGCVGNGSNQNVYEPTPIYVEELKKKNDTGYCDDFSKYKFNANETKEKFMKKIFIHCSAGSKHSLACTLNGEIYSWGYGGNGRLGLGNIKSYNKPQLITKLKNKIIIHVCSGNSHSGCIDTDHNVYTWGNGKFYKLGHTGDSDILNPKKVEFFNHNKKIFMLSFGCFNSFALSIKGDVFMWGTFNITKDSSYYVCKLPKQVNTNFKCIYIHTSTYIAFGVTLVGDLITFGNNYDHDNTYIKEKEWDTDSDVNLMDYLIRDPENKNDNNDKSYNINLKKDKIPIKYIKELRGKVCIQDFLNDFYKLDKLTYYQNKIRNGNFFPNCDYMIMNNKLLFEKNDLVINSRVKYIDGSDYFSVFLLENGKIYVSGYNKDGELGNGKYNLNKKFSIPIFIDVSVKKIIKIACGNNYVLALSEVGDVYGWGKNDKSQLGIGIIKDCYEPIHVKSLSNVINIYAGYDHSACIVNNNFSHDQEMELEHGELYVWGNAESGKVGLGFDYTQGSILLPRKVNLLNQVYKCSLGTSHSLFLTDNNDLYACGNASNGRLGLKNDSNHIVSYPKKITLDEHIFIKDILAGSTFSIILSIDGFIYIWGEFLKNIISYDKPTLYPQISNIKKIIGKFRHVLFLTYDNKLFGLGDNYYFQILHDSRKVKYIDTPKLIPYFMKDNINKVFSFKNASFVQLENNEIHAWGYAQNCHLGIGLTQLTYIKNPKKIVKSWLTYEEKELEDDQYSDDSNDKRMCHNYYKNVNEINLIKRKFNRKERFTNEFIYTPYYEEEVEKFIYEIQVTPNVINWEYIQMLLKKEEYSNSLEYIKSFEEDLTDLYSKHIEFILNLNSYEMKYNDLYLNYQNFILSNISNMNESLPSIMHTKATHIFDSNMSKLQEFVYILQQQPMYLIILCLIHNHKNIKNLKRLSRKNEGSVGKLSIQNIINNSSTEYNNNKENGRKYISNKSNVINHSYEYHRSGEFKNSDLDKVKEKHSFYKKSTLIVCSFIFDLYYDLKNERVRNIFTIFLIKLGIEEMKNCLHIDSLFKVETSIFFLLIKMLFMKNDFLINFSYCLSNLNNVNSFVVLLNEMSRKGHKKELHIYNHNTFNHSSNVDQKHIFDNYDQGFLINTYNNMNTPMNHLINNNGYSNMNNLTNNLINNNVDNNMNELNETKNNEKDFFFSDSNNEKDKEFVQFIKGKEEDNKFDVNINPYIKPVETFKNIQIQQNILPNMQNEMNIRNTNISDKDVFLELDFIRVFKELCKIFKNIKFPDMFKIIMKYLFKHFVIYEKNISKEDSNQNKIYFFNNKDVIYVPFFNLLLMAVLNPLLKNIDRIREKFYYPPLPSHIISICNRICDFLEVLYLNKYESLNSYKLKKNFVSVKYIYGHTFNSFISIISNLCNIDEDIYVNTYINLFRYHLNNTSFYVQLRIFQLCHIFNLFFRYQNYLLLSFNDPIIEIVNFFYAYKHRDTFLTENVTDSLLKNTNVNIINMKNGTKENNKDSNLNIDKKKKKKKSFLSKYIRKDEKIDDDKNNKEVKVKCDISDKEENNKMIKYLENRKGKNIKKLIFNEEEIQFFITCKLIYNIKLDIRFLLKEKNMNICEFTRIPMPQYICYRKKPYIKNNEYLFSVIHKYYYEKDKAYIISECLKNCPFLEHCIDTNNLILKLKSLITHYLSLKDQKEINLVHLIRKTLDILISDEMVFVDFSENFPPNLYIHKFKDEKLHKSKLEQTYLYMLQNNYDRNSFFQMKWRNIVMQIALNILRKKKHMNYLKKLHIEQEKIEDLILNYQFKMKNDIETLKNAIFFVSKLLIEKPILIHSSYYEKDLFFNKLKRQKDLKKEYKFPYDSSTVHIYEMKKLIKSSVLSNVHELLNPVIDHLTIEIFFDLNNVIKLSLVVTKNKSRNVINEHTFTSHDIYNMYNSSPFILYSFFKYNKTYLCSINGFNFMHLLHNLVIDLY, from the coding sequence ATGAAAGAGGAAAATGTAGATGCCAACGAAGTGcataaatacatttttaattttgaccCCAAAATTAGTTCAGGATTAGATCATTATGCATGTATTGGTTATTATAAGGGGAAGTTTAGTGTTTACTGCTGGGGAAGTAATGCCAGTAACCAGTTGGGTTTAGGTATAAACATAAGATATGCTAAGAATCCTTCtgttattaaattttttgaaaattttatagtTTGCTCAGTATGCTGTACAAACTATTCTACATTTGTTTTagtaaaacaaaatataacaGATAATGGTTGTTCTATTTATTCATTTGGAAAAGGAAACCATGGATTACtaggatataaaaaaaagagaaaccTTATAAATGATATGAAATTTATgaagaaagaaaataaaaaagaacaaGAAAAACTATTGgacaaaataaataataaaataaataggaAAGTTCTTAatgtatttaatataaataaaagctTATCTTCGTTGAAAAGTATGGACAGCTTATTAGATTTTAATATAGATAATATTTCAAGTGTAAAAAGTACTGGAGCCAATAATGAAATAGATACAAATAAAAgagataataaagaaaaggaaggtgaaataaataaaatggaaaacaaaaattttaaatataacgAAACCAACTTAGATAATGATATACcaaattataatgaaaatatattaaaacaaCATATGAATGGTATAGATGGAGAAGTAAGTGACATGGATAAGGATTTTAGAATAATGAATAAAGATAATGAGAATGAAAATAAACATACATATACtgaatatgaagaaaaagaggATTGGTTTACTCCTTTACCCATCAAAATTAGGTTTcctgaaaatataaaaataaagtttatTTCATGTGGAGATATGCATACTTTAGCTATTTCAACAAATGGTATTTTATATGGATGGGGTTTTAATAATTGTGGATGCGTTGGTAATGGTAGTAATCAAAATGTTTATGAACCGACACCTATATATGtggaagaattaaaaaaaaaaaatgacacGGGTTATTGTGATGATTTTAGTAAATATAAGTTTAATGCAAAtgaaacaaaagaaaaatttatgaaaaaaatttttattcattgcTCTGCCGGAAGTAAGCATAGCTTGGCATGTACCCTGAATGGGGAAATTTATAGCTGGGGGTATGGAGGAAATGGAAGACTAGGATTAGGGAATATTAAAAGTTACAATAAACCTCAATTAATTACtaagttaaaaaataaaataattattcatGTATGTTCAGGGAATTCTCATTCAGGTTGTATAGACACTGATCATAATGTTTACACATGGGGAAAtggaaaattttataaattggGGCATACTGGTGATAGTGATATATTAAATCCTAAAAAAGTGGAATTTTTTAATcataataagaaaatatttatgttaaGTTTTGGTTGTTTTAATTCTTTTGCTTTAAGTATAAAAGGGGATGTTTTTATGTGGGGTACTTTTAATATAACAAAAGACTCTTCTTACTACGTTTGTAAATTACCAAAACAGGTAAATACAAATTttaaatgcatatatattcataCTTCTACATACATAGCTTTTGGAGTAACTTTAGTAGGAGACTTAATTACATTTGGAAATAACTATGATCAtgataatacatatataaaagaaaaagaatggGATACTGATTCTGATGTAAATTTAATGGATTATCTAATAAGAGACCCAGAAAATAAGAATGATAACAATGATAAatcatataatataaatttgaaaaaagataaaattccaattaaatatattaaagaatTAAGAGGAAAAGTATGTATACAAGATTTTTTGaatgatttttataaattggATAAATTAACttattatcaaaataaaataaggaaTGGAAACTTCTTTCCTAATTGTGATTATATGATAATGAATAATAAACTTCtctttgaaaaaaatgatcTGGTAATAAATTCAAGagtaaaatatattgatGGGAGTGATTATTTTAGTGtgtttttattagaaaatgGAAAAATTTATGTATCAGGATATAATAAAGATGGAGAATTAGGAAAtggaaaatataatttaaataaaaaattttcgaTACCTATATTTATAGATGTATCAGTTAAGAAGATTATTAAAATAGCATGTGGAAATAATTATGTATTAGCCTTAAGTGAAGTAGGAGATGTATATGGTTGGGGAAAAAATGATAAGAGCCAGTTAGGTATAGGAATAATAAAAGATTGTTATGAACCAATTCATGTAAAATCTTTAAGTAatgttattaatatatatgcaGGATATGATCATAGTGCATGCattgttaataataatttttctcaTGATCAAGAAATGGAACTGGAACACGGAGAATTATATGTATGGGGAAATGCAGAAAGTGGAAAAGTTGGTCTAGGTTTTGATTATACTCAAGGTTCTATTTTATTACCCAGAAAAGTTAATTTACTTAATCAAGTATATAAATGTTCTTTAGGAACAAGTCATAGTTTATTTTTAACTGATAATAATGATTTGTATGCATGTGGAAATGCAAGCAATGGCAGATTAGGATTAAAGAACGATTCCAACCATATTGTTAGCTATcctaaaaaaataacacTGGAtgaacatatatttattaaagataTATTAGCTGGTAGTACATTTAGCATAATTTTATCTATTGATggctttatatatatatggggagaatttttaaaaaatataatatcgTATGATAAGCCAACTTTATATCCTCAAATTAGTAACATAAAAAAGATTATAGGTAAATTTCGTCATGTATTATTTCTTACCTATGATAACAAATTATTTGGTTTAGGagataattattattttcaaattcTTCATGATTCAAGGAAAGTTAAATATATAGACACTCCAAAGTTAATTCCTTATTTTATGAAAGACAATATTAATAaggttttttcttttaaaaatgcCTCATTTGTTCAActagaaaataatgaaattcaTGCATGGGGATATGCACAAAATTGTCATTTAGGTATAGGACTAACTCAATTAACATACATAAAAAAcccaaaaaaaattgtaaaaagtTGGTTGActtatgaagaaaaagagtTAGAAGATGATCAATACAGTGATGATAGTAATGATAAACGTATGTgtcataattattataagaatgtaaatgaaataaatttaataaaaaggaaatttaATAGAAAAGAAAGATTTACGAAcgaatttatatatactcCTTATTATGAAGAAGAAgttgaaaaatttatttatgaaaTACAAGTTACGCCAAATGTTATTAATTGGGAATATATTCAGATGTTAttgaaaaaagaagaatataGTAATAGTTTAGAATATATTAAATCTTTTGAAGAGGATCTAACAGATTTATATAGTAAACACATCGAGTTTATTTTAAACTTAAATTCTTAtgaaatgaaatataatgatttatatttaaattatcaaaattttatactATCTAATATTTCAAATATGAATGAATCTTTACCTTCTATAATGCATACAAAAGCAACTCACATTTTCGATTCCAATATGAGCAAACTTCAAGAATTTGTATATATTCTTCAGCAACAGCCAatgtatttaataattttgtgCTTAATTCataatcataaaaatattaagaatCTTAAAAGATTATCACGGAAAAATGAAGGATCTGTTGGAAAATTAAGtattcaaaatataataaataattcatctactgaatataataacaataaagaaaatggtagaaaatatatatcgaATAAATCAAATGTAATTAATCATTCTTATGAATATCATAGAAGTggagaatttaaaaatagtgATTTAGATAAAGTAAAAGAGAAACATtccttttataaaaaaagcaCTTTAATTGTATGTTCCtttatttttgatttatACTATGATTTGAAAAATGAAAGAGTCCGTAATATCTTTaccatttttttaattaaacttGGTAtagaagaaatgaaaaattgtTTACATATTGATTCTTTATTTAAGGTAGAAacatccattttttttttattaataaaaatgctaTTCAtgaaaaatgattttttaattaatttttcttattgtttatcaaatttaaataatgtgAATTCATTTGttgttttattaaatgaaatgtCAAGAAAAGGACATAAGAAGGAattgcatatatataatcaCAATACATTTAATCATTCATCTAACGTTGAtcaaaaacatatatttgaTAATTATGATCAGggatttttaattaatacttataataatatgaacACTCCAATGAAtcatttaattaataataatggaTATAGcaatatgaataatttaacaaataacttaataaataataatgttgataataatatgaatgaaTTGAATGAAAccaaaaataatgaaaaagactttttttttagcgATTCTAATAACGAAAAGGATAAAGAATTTGTACAATTtataaaaggaaaagaaGAAGATAACAAATTTGATGTTAATATTAATCCATATATAAAACCTGTAgaaacatttaaaaatatacaaattcAACAAAACATATTACCTAATATGCAAAATGAAATGAATATAAGGAATACAAATATAAGTGATAAAGATGTATTTTTAGAGTTAGACTTTATCAGGgtatttaaagaattatgcaaaatttttaaaaatataaagtttcCCGACatgtttaaaattataatgaagtatttatttaaacattttgttatttatgaaaaaaacatAAGTAAAGAAGATTcaaatcaaaataaaatatatttttttaataataaagatgtTATATATgttcctttttttaatttattacttATGGCTGTTTTAAAtccattattaaaaaatattgatagaataagagaaaaattttattatcctCCTCTTCCATCACATATAATTAGTATTTGTAATCGAATTTGTGATTTTTTAGAggttttatatttaaataaatatgaatcattaaatagttataaattaaagaaaaatttcgTATcagtaaaatatatttacggGCACacttttaattcttttataagTATTATAAGTAATTTGTGTAATATTGACGAAgatatttatgtaaatacttacataaatttatttcGTTATCATCTGAATAATACTTCATTTTATGTTCAATTAAGAATATTTCAACTATgccatatttttaatttatttttccgTTATCAAAATTATTTGCTATTGTCATTTAACGATCCTATAATAGaaattgtaaattttttttatgcataCAAGCATAGAGACACCTTTTTGACAGAAAATGTTACAGATTCCTTacttaaaaatacaaatgtaaatataataaatatgaaaaatggcacaaaagaaaacaataaggatagtaatttaaatatagataaaaaaaaaaaaaaaaaaaaaagttttttatctaaatataTTCGTAAGGATGAAAAAATTGATGAcgacaaaaataataaagaggTTAAAGTGAAATGTGATATTTCTGATAAGgaggaaaataataaaatgattaAATATTTGGAAAatagaaaaggaaaaaatataaaaaagttaatttttAACGAAGAAgaaattcaattttttataacatgtaaactaatatataatataaagttaGATATCCGATTTttgttaaaagaaaaaaatatgaatatatgtGAATTCACAAGGATACCGATGCCTCAATACATATGTTATCGTAAAAAAccttacataaaaaataatgaatactTATTTTCAGTTATTCACaaatattattatgaaaaagataaagCATATATTATTTCAGAGTGCTTAAAAAATTGCCCCTTTTTAGAACATTGTATTGATACTAATAACTTAATACTAAAATTAAAATCGTTGATAACTCATTACTTGTCTTTAAAAGATCAAAAAGAGATAAACCTTGTTCATTTAATTAGGAAAACACTTGATATATTAATATCGGATGAAATGGTATTTGTTGATTTTAGTGAAAATTTTCCTccaaatttatatatacacaaATTTAAAGATGAGAAATTACATAAGTCTAAATTGGAACAAacgtatttatatatgttacaaaataattatgatagaaattcattttttcaaATGAAATGGAGAAATATAGTTATGCAAATAGCTTTAAACATtttaagaaagaaaaaacatatgaactatttaaaaaaattgcatattgaacaagaaaaaatagaagatctaatattaaattatcaatttaaaatgaaaaatgatattgaaactttaaaaaatgcaatattttttgtttctaaATTATTGATTGAAAAGCCAATATTGATTCATAGTTCTTATTACGAaaaagatttattttttaataaattaaagagacaaaaagatttaaaaaaagaatacaaGTTTCCATATGATTCATCAACAGTTCATATAtatgaaatgaaaaaactAATTAAAAGTTCAGTTTTAAGTAATGTACATGAATTGCTGAATCCAGTAATTGACCATCTGACAATAGAAATTTTCtttgatttaaataatgttATTAAATTAAGTCTAGTAgtaactaaaaataaaagtagaaATGTAATTAATGAACATACATTTACGAGTCatgatatttataatatgtaTAATTCTTCCCCattcattttatattctttttttaaatacaatAAAACTTATTTGTGCTCTATCAATGGATTTAATTTTATGCATTTATTACATAATTTAGTTATTgatctttattaa